The following coding sequences are from one Mycobacterium bourgelatii window:
- the opcA gene encoding glucose-6-phosphate dehydrogenase assembly protein OpcA has protein sequence MIVTLPLTTTTAVNKKLDGLREEAGIVTMGRVLTLIIAPDSDSVLEESIQAANDASHEHPARVIVAMRGDPYADKPGLDAEIRVGRDAGAGEVVILRLSGALSGHANSVVVPFLLPDIPVVAWWPDIAPAVPAQDPLGKLAIRRITDATNAVDPLSAIKSRLAGYNSGDTDLAWSRITYWRALLTSAVDLPPHEPIESALISGLKTEPALDILAGWLASRIDGPVRREVGELKVELVRKSETITLSRPQEGTTATLSRTAKPDALVPLPRRVTGECLAEDLRRLDADEIYHDALEGINKVQYV, from the coding sequence ATGATCGTCACTTTGCCGCTAACGACCACCACCGCGGTCAACAAGAAGCTTGACGGGCTGCGCGAAGAGGCCGGCATCGTCACGATGGGCCGGGTCCTCACGCTCATCATCGCGCCGGACAGTGACAGCGTGCTGGAAGAGTCCATTCAGGCCGCCAATGACGCCAGCCACGAGCATCCCGCCCGGGTCATCGTCGCCATGCGCGGTGACCCGTACGCGGACAAACCAGGACTGGACGCCGAGATCCGGGTGGGTCGCGACGCCGGCGCTGGCGAGGTGGTGATCCTGCGGCTTTCGGGGGCGCTGTCGGGTCACGCCAACAGCGTCGTGGTCCCGTTCCTACTACCCGACATCCCGGTGGTGGCGTGGTGGCCCGACATCGCGCCAGCTGTACCGGCGCAGGATCCGTTGGGTAAGTTGGCGATTCGCCGTATCACCGATGCCACCAACGCCGTCGACCCGTTGTCGGCGATCAAGAGCCGGCTGGCCGGCTACAACTCTGGCGACACCGACCTGGCCTGGAGCCGTATCACGTACTGGCGGGCGCTGCTCACCTCGGCCGTCGATCTGCCGCCGCACGAACCGATCGAGTCGGCTCTGATCTCTGGGCTGAAAACCGAACCGGCGCTTGACATCCTAGCTGGTTGGCTGGCGAGCCGCATCGACGGTCCGGTGCGCCGTGAGGTCGGTGAACTGAAAGTCGAGCTGGTGCGCAAGAGCGAAACCATCACGTTGAGCCGACCCCAGGAGGGAACGACCGCCACCTTGAGCCGCACAGCGAAGCCAGATGCCCTGGTTCCGTTGCCGCGCAGGGTAACCGGGGAATGTCTGGCCGAGGACCTACGCCGCTTGGATGCCGACGAGATCTACCACGACGCCTTGGAGGGCATTAACAAAGTGCAGTACG